The following are encoded together in the Brassica napus cultivar Da-Ae chromosome A9, Da-Ae, whole genome shotgun sequence genome:
- the LOC106413519 gene encoding U-box domain-containing protein 52-like — MWLPKTDATSKGKKSGSVAVAIDNDKTSKIALKWTLENLTTRGQTLALIHVAPKSQSSSGYFISTLIKEWFCSMSLSFFTFVRVADIEDGTMHMQHMDKQTKDLFVSFHCYCSRKEIQCLDVLLEDVDKVKAIVEYVTISAIENLVLGAPSRSSFMRRFKTDLPTSVSKAAPDFCNVYVISKGKVSSLRSSSRPAPYHPSVLSDFDFENKPKIANTPASPRPRRSVDKRFTKPPQGHMKLIGDFSDSESEYSFISASHQGSENSFISSGTPSSADRCSFSYDLPDSARTSRMSTSSEQSIGSHRLGINFTDLGFLNNSSTVSEESGRTSCSYSSQSLDDVESQMRRLRLELKQTMDMYSSACKEALTARQEATELKNLRSEEERRMEELKMTEETAMSMVANERAKVKTAMEAAEAANRLAEAEAKRRLNAEMKVLKESDSFSGQSIVRYRKYTVHEIEEGTDNFAESRKVGEGGYGPVFRGHLDHTSVAVKVLRPDAAQGRSQFHKEVEVLSCIRHPNMVLLLGACPEYGILVYEYMARGSLDDRLFRRGNTPPISWQLRFRIAAEIATGLLFLHQTKPEPIVHRDLKPGNVLLDQNYVSKISDVGLARLVPAVAENVTHYRVTSAAGTFCYIDPEYQQTGMLGVKSDVYSLGIMLLQLLTAKQPMGLAYYVEQAIEEGKFKDMLDPEVPDWPFEEALCLAKLSLQCAELRRKDRPDLSKEVMPELNRLREMGEESLESVFFAGHGRMSHPSQVSYTSVSFCI, encoded by the exons ATGTGGCTACCGAAAACAGATGCGACaagtaaaggaaaaaaaagtggTTCAGTGGCTGTTGCAATAGACAATGACAAAACTAGCAAAATTGCTCTCAAATGGACATTGGAGAATCTTACTACTCGTGGCCAAACTCTTGCTCTTATTCATGTCGCTCCCAAATCTCAATCCTCTTCAGGTTACTTTATATCCACATTAATTAAGGAATGGTTTTGCTCAAtgagtttaagtttttttacttttgtgAGAGTTGCAGACATTGAAGACGGAACAATGCATATGCAGCACATGGATAAGCAAACAAAAGATCTCTTTGTATCTTTCCATTGTTACTGCAGCCGTAAAGAA ATCCAATGTCTGGATGTATTGCTTGAAGACGTAGACAAAGTCAAAGCTATTGTGGAATATGTTACAATTTCTGCGATCGAGAATTTGGTACTTGGTGCTCCTTCAAGAAGTAGCTTTATGAg AAGATTCAAAACGGATTTACCAACGAGTGTTTCAAAGGCAGCTCCAGATTTCTGCAATGTTTACGTCATTTCCAAAGGCAAAGTCTCTTCCTTACGAAGCTCCTCTCGTCCTGCTCCTTACCATCCATCAGTTCTCAGCGACTTTGACTTTGAGAATAAACCTAAAATAG CTAACACACCGGCATCTCCTAGGCCACGAAGATCAGTTGATAAAAG GTTTACAAAACCACCACAAGGACATATGAAACTAATTGGGGACTTCTCAGATTCAGAGTCCGAGTATTCATTCATAAGTGCTTCACATCAAGGATCAGAAAACTCCTTTATCAGCTCGGGGACGCCGAGTAGTGCAGATAGGTGTTCTTTTTCATACGATTTACCTGACTCAGCAAGAACATCAAGAATGTCAACTAGCTCAGAGCAGAGCATAGGGTCACATAGATTAGGAATCAATTTTACTGATTTGGGTTTTCTGAATAACTCTTCCACGGTTTCTGAGGAGAGTGGAAGAACTTCTTGCTCTTACTCATCTCAGAGCTTG GATGATGTCGAATCTCAGATGAGGAGACTGCGTTTAGAGCTAAAACAAACCATGGATATGTATAGCTCAGCTTGTAAAGAAGCTTTAACCGCAAGGCAAGAG GCGACAGAACTGAAAAATCTGAGgtcagaagaagaaagaagaatggAAGAATTAAAGATGACAGAGGAGACAGCAATGTCAATGGTGGCAAATGAGAGAGCAAAGGTTAAAACTGCTATGGAAGCTGCTGAAGCTGCAAACAGGCTTGCGGAAGCAGAAGCAAAGAGAAGACTAAACGCAGAGATGAAGGTGCTGAAAGAAAGTGATTCTTTCTCTGGACAGAGCATCGTTCGATACAGAAAATACACTGTTCATGAAATCGAAGAAGGAACTGATAATTTTGCAGAATCAAGAAAAGTAGGAGAAGGAGGGTATGGTCCTGTGTTTAGAGGTCATCTTGATCACACAAGTGTTGCTGTTAAGGTGTTACGTCCTGACGCTGCTCAAGGAAGATCACAGTTTCACAAAGAG GTTGAAGTACTAAGTTGCATAAGGCATCCAAACATGGTGCTTCTTTTAGGAGCATGTCCAGAATATGGCATCCTCGTCTACGAATACATGGCCAGAGGAAGCTTAGACGACCGTTTGTTCAGACGCGGAAACACGCCTCCCATTTCTTGGCAACTACGTTTCAGAATCGCTGCTGAGATAGCCACAGGTCTCCTCTTCTTACACCAAACCAAACCAGAACCCATTGTCCACAGAGACTTGAAACCAGGAAACGTCCTCCTCGACCAAAACTACGTCAGCAAGATCAGCGACGTCGGGCTTGCAAGACTCGTCCCAGCCGTAGCAGAGAACGTGACACACTACCGAGTCACATCAGCCGCAGGAACGTTCTGTTACATCGACCCTGAGTATCAACAAACAGGAATGTTAGGTGTGAAGTCTGATGTTTATTCACTGGGAATCATGCTTTTGCAGCTTTTGACTGCTAAACAGCCAATGGGTTTAGCTTATTATGTGGAACAAGCTATTGAAGAAGGGAAGTTTAAAGATATGCTTGATCCTGAAGTACCGGACTGGCCATTTGAGGAAGCTTTGTGTCTTGCTAAGTTATCGTTACAATGTGCTGAGTTGAGAAGGAAAGATAGGCCTGATCTTAGTAAAGAAGTGATGCCTGAGCTTAATAGACTTAGAGAGATGGGTGAAGAGAGTCTTGAGAGTGTGTTTTTTGCTGGTCATGGACGGATGTCACATCCTAGCCAAGTCTCTTATACATCGGTAAgcttttgtatttaa
- the LOC106415105 gene encoding histone acetyltransferase HAC12, whose protein sequence is MNVQAHLSGGQVPNQGTMPPQSNGNSQLQNVVGASSAGAGASVGPSRNIVGPMDHDILKLRQYMQTLVFNMLQQRQPSQADAASKAKYMDVARRLEEGLFKMAVSKEDYVNRSTLESRITSLIKGRHLNNYNQRHANSPSVGMMIPTPGLPHAGGGTTMIPTPRLPHTGDNPSSMVTPSADTTIAGNNSSTSKAVNTGNLLASGGMHGGNMSNGYQNSSRNFSLGTRGNMGSQRSAPQMIPTPGFVNSGANNNSGGFSAEPTVVPQSQQQKQRQDTGGQNSQMLSNQMTAGHRPDNMQPKPAGVASNSVNGGVGVSKKSVDTGEGYRTTNPDNLGSKNLHGGVTSVGKMTSAQNINAASFQSVSRAHPSLQSHQQQQFPQQPNQIQQQQQQKFIQQQTLKQHTMQQHQLISKDGPGKTQVTPDVATNVKHEPGTANHSEALHSQASERLQLSQFQNQYQNSGADAQHVSVTSQSDICTPLPQNSQQVHQMVHPQNMGSDTINNFNNLAVGAKSETNPQDQWPSQSNGMSSEQNVQEDFRQRVTRMDEAQPSNMIEGSVTGQDHASTTSESHSLQNATGTACRYGNRDVKFQNQQRWLLFLLHARTCKRPGVKCPGRNCVTVQKLLSHMNSCVEPQCLYPRCRPTKSLISHYKNCKDLRCPVCVPVKTYQQQQANARVQARLKSESSAVSGVNGAVVSNDSPCATDGAVSGVPGCADSLDNLEPSSKRLKVEPSFQPVVRESEVCKSSIVPKAETESSRDAERKDHTQSDAHAALKSEKLEVKEEIPDVSVQAGFSIKEIKHEAVENVPKPRPVSEPGQHDLSGASVKQENIKMEQEPKEEVVVESADVGASRPGKPKIKGVSLTEMFTPDQVREHILSLRQWVGQSKAKVEKNQAMENSMSPNSCQLCAVERLTFEPPPLYCTPCGARIKRNAMYYTVGAGETRHYFCIPCFNESRGDTILAEGTSIPKAKLEKKRNDEETEEAWVQCDKCEAWQHQICALFNGRRNDGGQAEYTCTRCYITEVEQNERVPLPQSSVLGAKDLPKTILSDHIEQRLFKRLEQERSERANAKGQNCDEVPTAESLVVRVVLSVDKKLEVKSRFLEIFREDNFPTEFPYKSKVVLLFQKIEGVEVCLFGMYVQEFGSECSSPNHRRVYLSYLDSVKYFRPEIKTASGEALRTFVYQEILIGYLEYCKMRGFTSCYIWACPPLKGEDYILYCHPEIQKTPKSDKLREWYLAMLKKAAKEGIVAETTNLYDHFFLQTGECRAKVTAARLPYFDGDYWPGAAEDIIQQMSQEDDGRKGNKKGVLKKPITKRALKACGQSGLPGNTSKDLLLMQKLGETIHPMKEDFIMVHLQHCCRHCCALMVTGNRWVCSQCKEFQLCDGCYKAEQKREDRERHPVNQKDKHTLHPVAITDIPADTMDKDEILESEFFDTRQAFLSLCQGNHYQYDTLRRAKHSSMMVLYHLHNPTAPAFVTTCNACHLDIESGQGWRCEVCPDYDVCNACYSKESGVNHPHKLTNHPSLADQDAQNKEARQLRVLQLRKMLDLLVHAALCRAMYCQYPNCRKVKGLFRHGIRCTIRAAGGCVLCKKMWYLLQIHARACKESNCNVPRCGDLKEHLRRLAQQSESRRRAAVMEMMRQRAAEVAGTSS, encoded by the exons ATGAATGTTCAGGCTCACTTGTCGGGGGGCCAGGTTCCGAACCAAGGGACTATGCCTCCGCAGAGTAATGGGAACTCTCAATTGCAGAATGTAGTTGGAGCTTCATCAGCTGGTGCTGGTGCTAGTGTAGGGCCTTCACGTAACATTGTTGGTCCCATGGACCATGATATTTTGAAACTCAGACAGTACATGCAAACCCTTGT GTTTAACATGTTACAGCAACGGCAACCATCACAGGCCGATGCTGCATCAAAGGCAAAGTATATGGATGTTGCTAGACGCTTAGAGGAGGGGCTATTTAAGATGGCCGTCTCTAAG GAGGATTACGTGAACCGGTCAACCCTTGAGTCTAGGATTACGAGCCTAATTAAAGGAAGACATTTGAATAACTACAATCAGCGACATGCTAATTCTCCTTCGGTTGGGATGATGATACCTACTCCAGGATTACCACATGCTGGTGGGGGTACTACGATGATACCTACTCCAAGATTACCACATACTGGTGATAATCCTAGTTCGATGGTTACACCCTCTGCTGATACTACTATAGCTGGAAACAACAGCAGCACAAGCAAAGCTGTTAACACTGGAAACCTTCTAGCGTCTGGCGGCATGCATGGAG GTAATATGTCTAATGGATACCAGAATTCATCGAGAAACTTTTCTCTTGGTACAAGAGGGAACATGGGTTCTCAAAGAAGTGCTCCCCAGATGATTCCTACACCTGGGTTCGTTAATAGTGGTGCTAATAACAACAGTGGTGGATTTTCTGCTGAGCCCACGGTGGTACCTCAGTCTCAGCAGCAGAAGCAAAGGCAGGATACTGGTGGTCAGAATAGTCAAATGTTGTCTAACCAAATGACTGCTGGTCATAGACCGGACAACATGCAACCAAAGCCGGCTGGTGTGGCTAGTAACTCTGTAAATGGTGGTGTTGGAGTGAGCAAAAAAAGTGTAGACACAG GGGAAGGTTATAGAACAACAAATCCTGACAACCTTGGATCTAAAAATTTACATGGAGGTGTAACATCGGTTGGGAAGATGACAAGTGCTCAGAATATCAATGCAGCAAGTTTCCAGTCTGTGTCCAGAGCTCACCCTTCTCTGCAGtcacatcaacaacaacaatttCCGCAACAGCCGAATCAGATCCAACAACAGCAGCAGCAGAAATTTATCCAGCAACAGACATTGAAGCAGCACACCATGCAGCAACATCAATTAATAAGCAAAGACGGTCCCGGGAAAACTCAGGTGACTCCTGACGTTGCTACGAATGTTAAACATGAACCTGGAACGGCAAACCATAGTGAAGCCTTGCATTCCCAAGCATCAGAACGACTCCAGCTTTCTCAGTTCCAGAATCAGTATCAGAACTCGGGAGCAGACGCTCAACATGTCTCAGTTACAAGTCAGAGTGATATATGCACGCCACTTCCTCAAAACAGCCAACAGGTTCATCAAATGGTGCACCCGCAGAATATGGGATCGGATACTATCAACAACTTTAACAACCTTGCTGTTGGAGCAAAATCAGAAACCAATCCACAGGATCAGTGGCCTTCCCAGTCTAATGGTATGTCAAGTGAGCAGAACGTTCAGGAGGATTTTCGTCAGAGAGTTACCAGAATGGACGAAGCTCAACCTAGTAATATGATCGAAGGGTCTGTAACGGGTCAAGATCATGCTTCCACCACATCCGAATCCCATAGTCTGCAAAATGCAACCGGAACTGCATGTAGATATGGAAATCGCGATGTCAAGTTCCAAAATCAACAGAGATGGCTCTTGTTTCTGCTTCATGCACGGACCTGCAAACGGCCAGGAGTGAAGTGCCCGGGACGAAACTGCGTTACTGTTCAGAAGCTACTGAGTCACATGAACAGCTGTGTCGAGCCTCAGTGTTTGTATCCTCGCTGTCGTCCCACAAAGTCACTGATTAGCCACTATAAGAACTGCAAGGATCTTCGGTGCCCCGTCTGTGTACCAGTGAAGACCTACCAACAGCAGCAAGCTAATGCGCGTGTCCAGGCCCGTTTAAAAAGCGAAAGCAGTGCGGTGAGCGGAGTGAACGGAGCTGTAGTATCAAATGATTCACCATGCGCTACTGATGGAGCCGTTTCTGGTGTCCCTGGCTGTGCTGATAGTTTAGATAATTTGGAACCTTCATCAAAACGGTTGAAGGTGGAGCCTTCTTTTCAACCAGTGGTCCGTGAGAGTGAAGTTTGTAAAAGCTCCATTGTTCCCAAAGCTGAGACGGAATCATCTCGGGATGCTGAAAGAAAGGATCATACGCAGAGCGACGCACATGCGGCATTGAAGTCAGAGAAGTTGGAAGTGAAAGAAGAGATTCCTGATGTTTCTGTTCAAGCGGGATTCAGCATTAAAGAGATAAAACATGAAGCTGTTGAAAATGTTCCCAAACCTAGGCCTGTGAGTGAACCAGGCCAACATGATTTATCTGGTGCCTCGGTAAagcaagaaaacataaaaatggagCAAGAGCCGAAGGAAGAAGTTGTGGTGGAGTCTGCTGACGTTGGTGCATCAAGACCTGGAAAACCAAAGATAAAGGGTGTTTCTTTAACTGAAATGTTCACTCCGGACCAAGTGAGAGAACATATTCTTAGTCTCCGTCAGTGGGTTGGCCAG AGTAAAGCCAAAGTAGAGAAGAATCAGGCCATGGAGAATTCGATGAGTCCAAACTCCTGCCAGTTATGTGCGGTGGAGAGGCTTACATTCGAGCCACCTCCTCTTTATTGCACTCCTTGTGGTGCTCGTATCAAAAGAAATGCAATGTATTATACCGTTGGAGCTGGTGAAACTCGTCACTACTTTTGTATTCCATGTTTTAATGAATCCCGAGGAGACACAATACTCGCTGAAGGGACTTCAATACCGAAGGCAAAACTCGAGAAAAAGAGAAACGATGAGGAGACTGAAGAAGCG TGGGTCCAGTGTGATAAATGTGAGGCCTGGCAGCATCAAATATGTGCTCTATTTAATGGGCGGAGGAATGATGGAGGGCAAGCTGAGTATACCTGCACAAGGTGCTATATAACTGAGGTGGAGCAAAACGAGAGAGTGCCTTTACCTCAAAGTTCTGTTCTTGGAGCGAAAGACCTGCCAAAAACGATTCTCAGTGACCATATAGAGCAGCGTTTGTTTAAAAGGCTGGAGCAGGAAAGGTCTGAGAGAGCCAATGCTAAAGGACAAAATTGTGATGAG GTTCCAACTGCTGAATCCCTTGTGGTTAGAGTTGTTTTATCCGTTGACAAGAAGCTGGAAGTCAAATCTCGATTTCTTGAAATTTTCAGGGAGGATAATTTCCCCACTGAGTTTCCATACAAGTCCAAG GTCGTTCTATTGTTCCAGAAGATCGAAGGTGTAGAAGTATGCTTGTTTGGGATGTATGTCCAAGAATTTGGATCCGAGTGTTCATCTCCTAATCATCGCCGTGTGTATCTCTCGTATCTGGATTCTGTGAAGTACTTTAGACCTGAGATTAAAACAGCTAGTGGAGAGGCTCTCCGCACTTTTGTATACCAAGAAATTCTT ATTGGTTACTTGGAGTACTGCAAAATGCGTGGCTTCACGAGCTGCTATATATGGGCTTGTCCACCTCTGAAGGGTGAGGACTATATCCTATATTGCCATCCAGAGATTCAGAAAACGCCAAAGTCTGATAAACTACGGGAGTG GTACTTGGCAATGTTGAAGAAAGCTGCAAAGGAAGGGATTGTAGCGGAAACTACTAATCTGTATGACCATTTTTTCTTGCAAACTGGTGAGTGTAGAGCTAAGGTTACGGCGGCTAGGCTCCCGTATTTCGATGGTGACTATTGGCCAGGTGCAGCAGAGGATATCATACAACAAATGAGTCAAGAAGATGATGGTAGAAAGGGAAATAAGAAAGGAGTACTTAAGAAACCCATCACAAAAAGGGCTTTGAAAGCGTGTGGCCAGTCTGGTCTGCCTGGGAATACATCTAAAGATCTGCTGCTAATGCAGAAA CTTGGTGAGACCATTCATCCAATGAAGGAGGACTTTATCATGGTTCACTTGCAGCATTGTTGCAGGCATTGCTGTGCATTGATGGTAACTGGAAACCGTTGGGTGTGCAGCCAATGCAAAGAGTTTCAGTTATGTGATGG GTGCTATAAGGCTGAACAGAAACGAGAGGACAGAGAAAGGCATCCTGTTAATCAAAAGGATAAACATACACTGCATCCT gtTGCGATCACCGATATTCCAGCAGACACCATGGACAAAGATGAGATACTTGAGAGTGAGTTTTTCGATACGAGGCAAGCGTTCCTGAGTCTTTGCCAAGGAAACCATTATCAGTATGATACACTGAGGCGGGCAAAACATTCTTCCATGATGGTGCTTTATCACCTCCACAATCCAACCGCTCCTGCCTTTGTCACAACGTGTAACGCATGTCACCTCGATATCGAAAGTGGCCAAGGGTGGCGATGTGAAGTTTGCCCCGACTACGATGTGTGCAATGCTTGTTACAGTAAAGAGAGCGGTGTTAATCATCCTCACAAGCTGACAAACCATCCTTCTCTAGCTGATCAAGATGCGCAGAATAAAGAAGCTAGGCAACTGCGAGTCTTGCAG CTTAGGAAAATGCTCGATCTTCTGGTGCATGCGGCGCTATGCCGTGCTATGTATTGTCAGTATCCAAACTGCCGCAAAGTGAAGGGGCTGTTCAGACATGGTATCCGTTGCACAATACGCGCTGCAGGAGGTTGTGTTCTATGCAAGAAAATGTGGTATCTCTTGCAGATCCATGCTAGGGCCTGTAAGGAATCAAATTGCAATGTACCTAGATGCGG GGACCTAAAGGAACATCTGAGAAGGTTAGCGCAGCAATCAGAATCACGGCGCAGAGCAGCagtgatggagatgatgagacAGAGAGCTGCAGAAGTCGCTGGGACCTCCAGTTGA
- the LOC111209074 gene encoding uncharacterized protein LOC111209074, translated as MNSCVEPQCLYPRCRPTKSLISHYVKCKDLWCPVCVPVRTYRKQQANERALAGLKIKSSKVDKARVSNDSVRASAGAGSGAPRCADTSGNLKLREDMRTLVLSEVQKQNPCAADDASKEDYVKPSALESRMSRLIKRIKLNDDNQIQQNANSSAPGTIITTTPEVSETTMEIEKVPENRDQLDLEVAEILMSMRVIAET; from the exons ATGAACAGTTGTGTAGAGCCTCAATGCTTGTATCCTCGTTGTCGTCCCACAAAGTCGTTGATTAGCCACTATGTAAAATGCAAGGATCTCTGGTGCCCCGTCTGTGTACCAGTGAGGACATACCGTAAGCAACAAGCTAATGAGCGTGCCCTGGCCGGTTTGAAAATCAAAAGCAGTAAAGTGGACAAAGCTCGAGTATCAAACGACTCAGTACGGGCCTCTGCTGGAGCTGGTTCTGGTGCTCCTCGTTGTGCTGATACTTCCGGTAATTTGAAACTCCGAGAGGACATGAGAACGCTTGT CCTCAGCGAGGTACAGAAACAGAATCCGTGTGCAGCTGACGATGCATCAAAG GAGGATTACGTTAAACCATCAGCCCTCGAATCTCGCATGTCAAGGTTAATAAAAAGGATAAAATTGAATGATGACAATCAGATTCAGCAAAATGCCAACTCTTCTGCACCTGGGACTATAATAACAACCACTCCTGAAGTTTCTGAGACCACCATG GAGATAGAGAAGGTTCCTGAGAACAGAGATCAGTTGGATTTAGAGGTGGCAGAGATTCTGATGTCCATGAGGGTTATCGCTGAAACATGA
- the LOC106414054 gene encoding cold-responsive protein kinase 1: MGCFWFSRHKSGGKPSEVDGELSVSDKVKIYKYKEIRQATDDFNPINKIGEGGFGSVYKGCLRDGKVAAIKVLSAESRQGVREFLTEINVISEIQHENLVKLYGCCVEGNHRILVYNYLENNSLDKTLLVGGYTQSGIKFDWSTRANICIGVAKGLSFLHEEVTPHIVHRDIKASNILLDRDLSPKISDFGLARLMPPNMTHVSTRVAGTLGYLAPEYAVRGQLTRKADIYSFGVLLMEIVSGRSNKNTRLPTEYEYLLERAWKLYERNELVDLVDTGLDGLFDVEEACRYLKVGLLCTQDSPKLRPKMSTVVKLLTGTKNIDNKKITRPGLISDFMDLKVREPVETKAEQVNRHNCTNPSSYNVSSSSGTGENSNACSSGGSSVPFRKE, from the exons ATGGGTTGCTTCTGGTTCTCACGCCACAAGAGTGGAGGAAAGCCTTCAGAAGTTGATGGAG AACTTTCAGTGTCAGACAAGGTAAAGATTTACAAATACAAAGAGATTCGTCAGGCTACAGATGATTTCAATCCCATCAATAAAATTGGAGAAGGAGGGTTTGGTTCTGTGTACAAg GGTTGTCTTAGAGACGGAAAGGTGGCAGCTATCAAAGTCCTGTCGGCTGAATCAAGACAAGGCGTTAGAGAGTTCTTGACTGAGATAAATGTGATATCAGAGATACAGCATGAGAATCTGGTCAAGTTATATGGATGCTGCGTGGAGGGGAATCACAGGATCCTTGTTTATAATTATCTAGAGAACAATAGCCTTGACAAGACGCTTCTAG ttggGGGCTACACTCAGAGTGGAATAAAGTTTGATTGGAGTACACGGGCCAATATTTGCATTGGTGTTGCTAAAGGTCTTTCCTTTCTTCATGAAGAAGTAACACCACACATAGTTCATAGAGATATCAAGGCGAGCAACATTTTACTTGACAGAGACTTGTCCCCCAAGATATCTGATTTTGGACTTGCTAGGCTTATGCCACCGAACATGACTCATGTCAGCACTCGTGTTGCGGGTACACT TGGTTACTTAGCGCCAGAGTATGCGGTTAGGGGACAGTTGACACGTAAAGCCGATATATACAGCTTTGGTGTCCTTCTTATGGAGATAGTCAGTGGACGAAGTAACAAAAACACACGGTTACCCACAGAATATGAATATCTTCTAGAAAGA GCTTGGAAACTTTATGAGCGGAATGAGCTAGTGGATCTTGTTGATACAGGGTTAGACGGACTCTTTGACGTAGAGGAAGCTTGCCGGTACCTAAAAGTAGGTCTTTTGTGCACGCAAGACAGTCCTAAGCTAAGGCCAAAGATGTCCACAGTGGTGAAGTTGTTAACGGGGACGAAGAATATAGACAACAAGAAAATAACAAGGCCGGGTTTGATTTCTGATTTTATGGACTTGAAAGTGAGAGAACCGGTCGAGACAAAGGCAGAGCAAGTGAACAGACACAACTGCACAAACCCTTCTTCTTATAATGTCTCGTCTAGCTCCGGGACTGGAGAGAACTCAAATGCTTGCTCATCAGGGGGTTCATCAGTACCGTTTAGAAAAGaataa